The genomic interval GGGCCGCGGTCAGGGGAGCGCTCGACCGGCTCGCGCGCGGCCGGGTCGAGATGGCCCAGTCGGACGGAACCACACTCGAAGCCCTCGCACCCGCGAAGGCAGCCTTCGAGGTGTACGAGGGCAGGGACGGCAAGTGGCGCTGGCGGCTGGTCCACGACAACGGCAACGTGGTCGCCGACTCCGGGCAGGGCTACGCCTCGAAGCAGTCGGCGCGGAAGGGCATCCGGAGCGTCAAGCGCAACGCGCTGGGCGCGCCGGTCGAACCCGTGGGCGGCGACCCCGAGCGCGACGTGCGCTCGGGGTCGGACGCCGAGAACGAGGGCCCTGAGGAGGGGGCCGCGGAGTCGTAGTCGGACCGCGTCGAGGTCGGCGACGAACTCAGACCGCGTCGAGGTCGGCGACGAACGATTCGAGCATCTCCCGGGTGACGTGGGGCATGCAGACCACTCGAAGCTCTCCGGACCCGGTGGGCGAGACCCGCCAGCCCTCCTCGCGGAGCGCGTCGACGGTCTCGCGGGGCACGTCGGCCGCCACGAGGGGCAGGACGGGGTCGACGACCTCGTAGCCCCGCGAGGCGAGCGCGTCGGCAAGCCACTCGGCGTTGGCCTGCCCGCGCTCGTAGTTCTCGCGGTAGCCATCGGGCCAGAGCGCCGCGAGCGCGGCGTGCGCGCCCGCGACCCCCGCGCCGCTTCTGGTCCCCGTGAGCGAGGCCTGCGAGGTGGATTCGAGGTACGGGGTGTCGACCGCGAGCGCGTCGAGGACCCTCTCGTCGCGCGCGAGAAAGCCCCCGGCGGGGACCGGCGCGCGCCCCATCTTGTGGGGGTCGATGGTCATGATGTCGACCGGCGCGTCCTCGAAGTTCCACGCCCGGTCGGTGAAGGGGAGGACGAACCCGCCCCACGCCGCGTCGACGTGCATCAGCGCGCCGACCTCGCGGGCCACGCCCGCGAGGTCGGCGACGGGGTCGACCCGACCGTACTCGGTGGTCCCGGCGACGCCAACCACGAGCGCGGTCTCGGCGTCGGCGAGTCGCCGGACCGCCGCGGGGTCGGCGCGCCTGTCGTCGCCCGTGGCCGCGAGCCGTAGCTCCACGTCGAGCACGTCGGCGGCCTTCCGGAAGCTGAAGTGGGCGCTCTCTGGCGCGACCACGTTCGGGTCGGGCGAGTCGGCGAGGTTCCGGGCCGCCCGGACCGCCTGCAGATTCGCCTCGGTGCCGCCGCTGGCGACGTAGCCGCGGGGGTCCGAGAGCCCCGTCATCTCGCCGAGGCGCTCGACGACCTCGCGCTCCAACTCCGCGACCGCGGGGTAGGTCGTCGGGTCGCCGGGGTTGCTCGCGAGGAACCGCCGGGCGGCCTCGCGGGCGTCGGGGTGTGGCTCCGTGCACATCGACGAGAGGACGCGCCCGAAGTCCTGTGGCTCGCGCTCCATGCGCGTAAAATTTGCCGGGCGGCGTTTATCGATTCCGTTCTCGGTGCACGTTTTAGAAAGAACTTACAGGTGAACTACCACACCTAACGTACTGAAGTTGCTACGTTATGAGGAGGAACCAACCCAGGGTCTCATAAAGTATAATACTAGATATAATTTTCAATCTATACAAGACTAGCTATGAGTATTTTCTTTCCAAATATTTTTTTAAATATTTGGTGCGAGAATTAGCGCTTCCCTCATGTATAGGATTTGGGCCAAGAGGTACTTGTTGCTCTTCATGGAAGACGCCCTCTAGCATTTTTTCTTCTGCTGTTTCTCCATGGGAATAGACACTGTAAAAGGAAAGAATAGAATGTCCATTTTTCGCTTTAGTAAGTTCAACTACATACTCTTCTTCTTTGAGTATCTTCGAAAGAATACGTATATCTACTGGGTCGCTCAGCTTTATCGTAATAGAATCGTCTTCTTTCCGTTTTCCAAAACCCTTAATCCCTATAGGATATTGTTCGTAGTTAGTCTTAAACCATCTTTTAGCCTGCATCTTCTGCTCGTCTTTAAATAAATCAAACAACATTTTTAGGGTCCCTGTGGTTCATCGTCGTGTTGGTCCAAGTCCTGAAACCTATTACTACCACAACCCTTATTTATCTTGCGGCCCAATAAAGAAGCCCCACAAAACACTTATATAGAGTGCCATGATTAGTTAACAAGGGGAGGGGAGAGAGATGGGGACAAAAGCAGTTGCAAATTACGCAGATAGCACATCATATATTGACCTCTTAGACATAACTGGTAGTAAGGGAATGCTTAAGGCAATAGGAGTTAGCGGGGGTGAAAATAACCACTGCTATAAAATTACGGCAGATGGCGATGATGTAATCCATAGCCCCCATGGGGTTATACCACACTTCAGTATTGCTAATAATCCAAGTGGAAAAAACAGCGGTATGGTTATAGGAAGAGCGTTTGACGATTCTCTCACAATTAAAATCAAAGATGATGCCCGAACCGTCGCACCTCGTTTTTGGGCAGTGTACAGGATAGATTCTCCAATAACAGAGGAAGTAGAGCAAACTAGAGAAGAAACAGAAAGGAACTTTGCATACATAAAGAATGAAAAGGGGAATGTAACGGAACGTGTTCTTCAAGGCCGGAAAAATGAGGTGTATATCTCTTTAGAGAGAGACATATTTACAGATGAGGATCAGTCGATAAAGGGCGAAATTACCCCAGTAGACTGGAAAGGGAATATGTTAAAAGAATTTCCGTCAGACGAACTTGAGCTTATAGTTTCTGTTCCCGGACGGACGCATTCACTTGCGAAAGAAACCTTTTGGGTGGAGGAGTATAATTATGATAACAACTCAAGCTTCAGGTTTGAGTCCGAGCTTCTTCTCCCCGATTACACAGGAAGTTACTTGCTAACTACTAATTTCAAGACAGGGGGGAATCACCCTGCCAAATTTACAAAACTCTCATGAAAACCAGCAATTTAGTTACATTCCTCACAATTATCACGGCGGTTTTTGTTTTACTTTCATCTGTAATCAGTAATTGTTCACATACATGGAAAACTAGCTTGGCAAAAATGAGTGGTCATAGGGTAGAGTGGTGGGGAAGTAAAATTTCAATAATATACTGGATATTTGTGATAGCGGCTCTTGTGTCTTCAACATTTGCTATTTATTACATGGTACTGCTTCTTAATGGTGTATTGCGAGTTAGTCCATTAAGTTAGATTTCCAAGTCTAGTCCCGCCTCCGCCAGCGCCTCGTCCGCGGCGTATCCGTCGTGGACCACCAGCGAGACCGCCCGCGCGATGGCCTCTGGGTCGTCGTGCTGGAACACCGACCGGCCCATCGAGACCCCCGCGGCCCCGGCGTCCATCGCGCCCCGGACCGCGTCGAGGGTCGCCCGGTCCCCCTCGGGTTCGCCGCCCGCGATGACCACGGGCAGGCGGGTCGATTCGACCACGCGCTCGAAGCTCTCGGCGTCGCCGCTGTAGGCGGTCTTGACCACGTCGGACCCCACCTCCTCGGCGAGTCGGACCGCGTGGCCGAGGCTCTCGGCGTCGTGTTCGTCCACGCCCGGCCCGCGGGCGTAGGCCATCGCCAGCACGGGCATGCCGTAGTCGTCGGCCTCGTCCGTGATTTCGGCGAGGTCCTCGATCTGCTCGCGCTCGTAGTCGCTGCCGACGTTGATGTGGAACGAGACGGCGTCGGCTCCCGCCCGGACCGCCTCCTTGACGGTGCCCGTCACGCGCTTGTCGTTGCTGTCCGGCCCGATGGTGGTCGAGGCGTTGAGGTGGACCACGTAGCCCGCGCCGTTCTTGTTCGGGTGGACCCGGGGCGCGATGCCCTTCTGGGTCAGGACCGAGTCGGCCCCGCCCCGCGTCACCGCGTCGATGGTCGATTCGATGTCCACGAGCCCCTCGACCGCTCCAAGCGTGATGCCGTGGTCCATCGGGACGATCACGTACTTCCCGTCTGTGCCGATGCGTTCGAGTCGCGCGTCGATTCCCGCAGTCATATTGTGTGAAACTCTGGCAATGTGCGGTTAAGTTCGTTCTGGTTCCGGTACTTCGCTCGCGCCGTCGAGCGCGCCCGCCTTGAGTTCGCGGGCCTTGGCTTCGAGTCGGTCGGCGGCATCTCGGCCGTCGGCCACGATGTCCACGAACGCGCTCCCGACGATGACGCCGTCCGCGCCGCCCGCGACGATCTCGCGGGCGTGGTCGCGCTCGCTGATGCCGAACCCGACCGCCTTCGGCAGGTCGGTCCGGTCGAGTCGGCCGAGGCTCCCGTGGGTCCGGTCGCTCACGTCCGAGCGCGCCCCGGTGGTGCCGAGTCGGCCCTGCACGTAGACGAACCCGCTCGCCCGAGAGAGCATCCGGTCGAGTCGGTCGTCGGTGGTGGTCGGCGCGACCATGAACACGAGGTCGAGGCCGTGGGCCTCGCAGGCCTCCTTGAGCGGGCCGCTCTCGTCGACCGGGAGGTCGGGGACGATGAACCCCGAGATGCCCGCCTCCGCGGCGGCCGCGACGAAGGGCTCCGGGCCTTCGCTCGCGGTTTCACCGCTCGCATCCGAGGCGCTCCGCGCCTCGCCCGCTCCGTACTGGTAGATGGGGTTGAAGTAGGTCATGCAGACGAGGGGCACGTCCACGTCCTCCCGGAGGTCGGCCACGAGGTCGAGGTAGCGCTCGGGGGTCATCCCCGCGTCGAGCGCGCGCCGGACGGCCCGCTGGATGGTCGGTCCCTCCGCGATGGGCTCGGAGAAGGGCAGCCCGAGTTCGACCACGTCGGCCCCGCCCCGGACCAGCGCCCGGACGTGCTCCTTCGTCGACTCGACATCCGGGTCGCCCGCCACGACGTACGACACCAGCGCGGGTCCGTCGGCGAAGGCGGCTTCGAGGTCGCTCTCACTCACTCTGGAACACCTCCATGCTCGGCGCGGCGTCGATGTCGCGCGAATCGCTCTCCTCGATGACCGTGTCGAGGTCCTTGTCGCCCCGGCCCGAGACGTTGACGACGACGACCTCGCCGAGGTCGTCGTCGGCGTCGCCCAGCGCCGCGCGTTCCAAGTACGCCAGCGCGTGGCTCGATTCGAGCGCGGGGATGATACCTTCGAGCTTCGAGAGCCGGTGGAACGCTTCGAGCGCGGCGTCGTCGCCCACGTTGACGGGGCGAACACGTCCCTCGTCGACGAGGTGCGCGAGTTCGGGGCCGACGCCCGAGTAGTCGAGGCCCGCGCTCACGCTGTGGGATTCGAGAATCTGGCCGTCGGGGTTCTGGAGGAGTTTGGTCCGCGCGCCGTGGAGGACGCCCTCCTCGCCCGCCGAGAGCGACGCCGAGTGGGGCGCGAGCCCCGCCTCCTCGTCGATGGTCAGGCCCGACCCGCCCGCTTCGACCGCGAGGAGGTCCACGTCCTCGTCGCCGACGAACTCGTGGAACGCGCCCATCGTGTTCGACCCGCCGCCCGCGCAGGCGACCACGCTGTCGGGGAGCCGTCCCGCCTTCTCGCGAATCTGCTCGCGGGCCTCCTCGGAGATGACCGACTGAAAGTCCCGGACCATCTTCGGGAACGGGTGGGGCCCCACGACGGAGCCGATGACGTAGTGGGTGTCCTCGACGTTGGTCGCCCAGTCGCGCATCGTCGCGTTGATGGCCTCCTTGAGCGTCCCCGACCCCGCGGTCACCGGGTTCACCTCGGCGTCGTGGATGCGCATCCGGAAGACGTTCGGGCGCTGGCGGTTGATGTCGGTCCGACCCATGTATATCTCGCAGTCGATGTCGAGGTGGGCCGCCGCCATCGCGGTCGCGGTGCCGTGCTGGCCCGCGCCGGTCTCGGCGATGATGCGCTCTTTGCCCATGTACTTCGCGAGCAGGACCTGCCCGAGCGCGTTGTTGAGCTTGTGCGCGCCGCCGTGGACGAGGTCCTCGCGCTTGAGGTAGACCTCGCGGTCGTAGCGCTCGCTCAGGCGGTCGGCCCGCTGAAGCGGCGTGGGGCGGCCGCCGAAGTCGGCCAGTCGCTCGCGGAACTCGTCGACGAAGCCGTCCTCGTTGTTCAGTACGTATCGCTCGTAGGCGTCGGTCAGTTCCTCGATGGCGGGCATCAGCGCCTCGGGGACGTACTGACCGCCGTACTCGCCGAACTTGGATTCGCTACTCATGCGTGTGTCAGCCTCCGCGTGTTCTCGGTCACGTCTCCCGCCATTATCGCCGACCCGACGAGCAGACCGTCGGCCCCCGCCTCCCGCATCCGCCGGGCGTCCTCGGGCGAGGAGATTCCGCTCTCGGCGACGAGGGTGACCTCGTCCGGAGCGTGGGGAGCCACCGCCTCGAAGGTTTCGAGGTCGACCTCCAGTCTGGCGAGGTCGCGGTTGTTCACGCCGAGTATCTCGGCCCCGGCGTCGAGCGCCTCGCGGAGTTCCGAGCGGTCGTGGACCTCCACGAGGGGCTGGAACCCCCGCCGTTCGGCGGCTTCGACCAGCTCCGGCAGGTCGTCGCCGACGAACCGCGCGATGAGCAGGACGGCGTCGGCCGCCACCGCGTCGAGCTGCGATTCGTCCAGCACGAAGTCCTTCCGGAGGACCGGCACGTCCACCGCCTCGCGGACCCGCCGGAGGTTCTCGGGCGACCCGCCGAAGTGGTCGGGTTCGGTCAGCACCGAGAGGGCGGCCGCGCCGCCCTCGACCATCCGTTCGGCCAGTTCGACGGGGTCGGCCTCGCGGGTGCCGTCGGTCGTCGGACTCGTCGGTTTGACCTCCGCGATCACGGGCACGCGCCCCTCGGATTCGGCCCGGGCGAGCGCGTCGGGGAGCGACCGAGCCTCGACCGACAGGTCCCCCTCTCGGGGGTCGCCGCGCGCCTCGGCGGCCCGCAGGATGGACCGAACCGCTGGCGCGAGTTCCTCGCTTTCGTTCATCATTGTGCATCAACGGACGGAATTGTACATAAGGCTTGCGCTGGTGGGTCGCCCCTCGCGGAATCTTCAAGTCCCGACCGGCCCAACCCCGAGGTATGGACGACACGGGCGACGTTGCCGGAATCTTCGCGCGCGAATCACCGTATCTGGGCCGCCACGTCCAGATCGGAGTCGCGAGCGGACGCGTGGTCAGCGTCTCGTTCCCCGACTCGCCCGACGACGAGGCCGCCGATGACCACGACCTGCTCGACCGCATCTTCGACTATCTGGGCGGCGTGGAGGACGACTTCAGCGACGTGGCGGTCGCGCTCACGGTGCCGACCGTCCACCGCCGGGTGCTGGAGCGCGTCCGCGAGATTCCGTACGGCGAGCAGATAAACGTCGAGACGCTGGCCCGGATGACCAGCGGCGTCGACCACACCGACGAGGACGACCTGAACGACGTGCGAACCGCGCTCGACGAGAACCCCGCGCCCCTCCTGATTCCCGACCACCGGGTGCGCGACGGGCCGAGCGCCGCGCCCCCGAGCGTCGAGCAAAAGCTTCGGTCGCTGGAGGAACTGTAGGGACGAATCCGTCGTTTCGAAAATCGTCACTTTCTACCCCGCACGACCCCCCACTTTCCACCCCGCACGAATTCCCACTTTCCACCCCACACGAATTCCCACTTTCCACTCCGGCGCGTGCTGGCGTGGGCCGCGGTTTGGCCCACGCCGACACGCGCGAGGGACGAGCATCGGAGCGAGGAGTGAAACGACGAGCGAGAAGCGCAGTCGGTTGGGGAGGACGTGGCCTGCGGTCGCGGTGCAGTTGCGGTGCGGTTGCGGTACTCCTAGGTGACGGCAGTAGCGAGCGCAGACTTGGCGGACACTGAAACGTCGGTCAGCACGAAGCTAGCTACTCCCGGCATCTAGTCGCGGTACTCCTAGGTGACGGCAGTAGCGAGCGCAGACTCGGCGGACACTGAAACGTCGGTCAGCACGAAGCTAGCTACTCCCGGCATCTAGTCGCGGTGCGGTTGCAGTACTCCTAGGTGACGGCAGTAGCGAGCGCAGACTCGGCGGACACTGAAACGTCGGTCAGCACGAAGCTAGCTACTCCCGGCATCTAGTCGCGGTGCAGTTGCAGTACTCCTAGGTGACGGCAGTAGCGAGCGCAGATTCGACGGACACTGAAACGTCGGTCAGCACGAAGCTAGCTACTCCCGGCACCTATGAAGACCGCACCTCGTCCTCCCCAGCCTCCTCACTCCCTCACTTCGTTCGGTCGTGAGTCCCTCGCGCGTTCCTCGCGCGCCGAGTAGAAGGACAGCTATCGAAACACGCCATCGAACGACGACTACCGAGAAACGTACTCCCCCTTACCGCTCTTCGGAGTCCAGCACCCGAATCTGGTCGCCCCGGACCGTCACCGGAATCGGGACCGTCGCCTCGTACAGCTCGACCG from Halorussus salilacus carries:
- a CDS encoding HVO_2922 family protein, which gives rise to MLDREYTLVAHPRLRARLSYRTADGDLTAATLQFDYRPEGEWTETGPAVDLPEHPEDAGVEWQGFDIALYRDGEAVFARETSSSLLSDLADAVDAVERYAPGVARRGRAAVRGALDRLARGRVEMAQSDGTTLEALAPAKAAFEVYEGRDGKWRWRLVHDNGNVVADSGQGYASKQSARKGIRSVKRNALGAPVEPVGGDPERDVRSGSDAENEGPEEGAAES
- the mfnA gene encoding tyrosine decarboxylase MfnA, which translates into the protein MEREPQDFGRVLSSMCTEPHPDAREAARRFLASNPGDPTTYPAVAELEREVVERLGEMTGLSDPRGYVASGGTEANLQAVRAARNLADSPDPNVVAPESAHFSFRKAADVLDVELRLAATGDDRRADPAAVRRLADAETALVVGVAGTTEYGRVDPVADLAGVAREVGALMHVDAAWGGFVLPFTDRAWNFEDAPVDIMTIDPHKMGRAPVPAGGFLARDERVLDALAVDTPYLESTSQASLTGTRSGAGVAGAHAALAALWPDGYRENYERGQANAEWLADALASRGYEVVDPVLPLVAADVPRETVDALREEGWRVSPTGSGELRVVCMPHVTREMLESFVADLDAV
- a CDS encoding 2-amino-3,7-dideoxy-D-threo-hept-6-ulosonate synthase codes for the protein MTAGIDARLERIGTDGKYVIVPMDHGITLGAVEGLVDIESTIDAVTRGGADSVLTQKGIAPRVHPNKNGAGYVVHLNASTTIGPDSNDKRVTGTVKEAVRAGADAVSFHINVGSDYEREQIEDLAEITDEADDYGMPVLAMAYARGPGVDEHDAESLGHAVRLAEEVGSDVVKTAYSGDAESFERVVESTRLPVVIAGGEPEGDRATLDAVRGAMDAGAAGVSMGRSVFQHDDPEAIARAVSLVVHDGYAADEALAEAGLDLEI
- the trpA gene encoding tryptophan synthase subunit alpha — its product is MSESDLEAAFADGPALVSYVVAGDPDVESTKEHVRALVRGGADVVELGLPFSEPIAEGPTIQRAVRRALDAGMTPERYLDLVADLREDVDVPLVCMTYFNPIYQYGAGEARSASDASGETASEGPEPFVAAAAEAGISGFIVPDLPVDESGPLKEACEAHGLDLVFMVAPTTTDDRLDRMLSRASGFVYVQGRLGTTGARSDVSDRTHGSLGRLDRTDLPKAVGFGISERDHAREIVAGGADGVIVGSAFVDIVADGRDAADRLEAKARELKAGALDGASEVPEPERT
- the trpB gene encoding tryptophan synthase subunit beta, with amino-acid sequence MSSESKFGEYGGQYVPEALMPAIEELTDAYERYVLNNEDGFVDEFRERLADFGGRPTPLQRADRLSERYDREVYLKREDLVHGGAHKLNNALGQVLLAKYMGKERIIAETGAGQHGTATAMAAAHLDIDCEIYMGRTDINRQRPNVFRMRIHDAEVNPVTAGSGTLKEAINATMRDWATNVEDTHYVIGSVVGPHPFPKMVRDFQSVISEEAREQIREKAGRLPDSVVACAGGGSNTMGAFHEFVGDEDVDLLAVEAGGSGLTIDEEAGLAPHSASLSAGEEGVLHGARTKLLQNPDGQILESHSVSAGLDYSGVGPELAHLVDEGRVRPVNVGDDAALEAFHRLSKLEGIIPALESSHALAYLERAALGDADDDLGEVVVVNVSGRGDKDLDTVIEESDSRDIDAAPSMEVFQSE
- the trpC gene encoding indole-3-glycerol phosphate synthase; the protein is MNESEELAPAVRSILRAAEARGDPREGDLSVEARSLPDALARAESEGRVPVIAEVKPTSPTTDGTREADPVELAERMVEGGAAALSVLTEPDHFGGSPENLRRVREAVDVPVLRKDFVLDESQLDAVAADAVLLIARFVGDDLPELVEAAERRGFQPLVEVHDRSELREALDAGAEILGVNNRDLARLEVDLETFEAVAPHAPDEVTLVAESGISSPEDARRMREAGADGLLVGSAIMAGDVTENTRRLTHA
- a CDS encoding MGMT family protein, with protein sequence MDDTGDVAGIFARESPYLGRHVQIGVASGRVVSVSFPDSPDDEAADDHDLLDRIFDYLGGVEDDFSDVAVALTVPTVHRRVLERVREIPYGEQINVETLARMTSGVDHTDEDDLNDVRTALDENPAPLLIPDHRVRDGPSAAPPSVEQKLRSLEEL